A region from the Felis catus isolate Fca126 chromosome F1, F.catus_Fca126_mat1.0, whole genome shotgun sequence genome encodes:
- the CR2 gene encoding complement receptor type 2 isoform X1 produces the protein MGAAGLFCVVLALFAPGVLGQCKFLPRYHFAKPKIQSDQSEFAVGTSWEYECLPGYIKMSFLITCLKTSKWSDPQRLCQRKSCGSPGELLHGSVLIPTGVLFGSTITYSCDKGYRLIGDSSATCIISDNIVTWDKDMPFCESIPCAPPPAISNGDFYSSSRENFYYGMVVTYKCHVGQNGKKLFDLVGEKSIYCTSKDNRVGIWSGPPPQCITLVKCPIPEVENGIIESGFGRSFYLNDTVMFRCKPGFTMKGSNIVWCQANSKWNPPLPKCFKGCLPPPPINHGSYNILDKEFFPIGQEVSYSCDPGYTLIGTNPIQCTSLGTWSHTAPECEAKSCDAIPNQLLNGRVVVPPNLKLGAEVSFACDKGYRLNGQSSSQCVSEGTRVLWNNKFPVCERISCDPPPPIKNGWSSYSSGPIPLNTVIRYTCSGNFRLIGERVIFCISKDQVKAIWDKGAPVCEYYNKNSFCSEPIVPGGYRDKTSRPPYRHGDSVTFTCNTNFTMKGNKSVWCRANRTWGPTPLPICESDFPQECTSLPKIPNGHHTGESVGSFAPGLSVTYSCEPGYLLVGEKTIRCLSSGKWSAAFPGCKEAQCEPPGPFLNGEIEGPPSLRVGVTVNFYCNEGYWLQGQPSSRCVIAGQRASWTRMPVCKEILCGPPPSILNGRHTGNPSGNIPYGSMVTYACDPDPEKGVSFILTGKKTIHCTANSQKTGGVWSGPAPRCELSSSAIQCPPPQIPRGHISSGWKEQYSYNDTVVFACTFGFTMKGSKVTRCNGQGAWEPSVPVCEKECQAPPKILNGQKEDGHMVRFDPGTSIKYRCDPGYVLVGEKSIRCTSEGVWTPTAPECKVAECEPIEKQVFKRPRDQFIRPDVNSSCDEGYRLGGSVYQLCQGAIPWFMEHRLCEEITCPPPPVIYNGKHTRSSSENVPYGTTVTYTCNPGPESGVEFILIGESTIRCISNDQERGIWSGPAPVCKLSLPAVQCPPAHVANGYKISGKEAPFFYNDSVTFKCNKGFTLKGSSQIRCKANNTWDPEIPVCEKGCPPPFGLQHGRHTGGNRVLFVSGMTVDYTCDPGYLLVGNKSIHCMPSGNWSPSAPRCEEAPCQPVREDLREPPVHSHVVLVNTSCQEGYQLTGHAYQKCQDAENRVWFQKIPLCKAVHCPPPPVIDHGRPRGVMAEHFLYGNEVSYECDQGFSLLGEKNIRCISDSKGHGSWSGPTPQCFKSPPVTHCPNPEVKHGYKLNKTRSSYAHNDTVYVACNPGFIMNGSNLIRCHTSNQWVPGVPTCIKMAFLGCQPPLDIPNGNHTGGDMARFSPGMSILYSCDQGYLLVGEAFLLCTHEGTWSQPAPYCKEVNCSSPEYINGIQKGLEPGKMYQYGAIVTLECEEGYTLEGSPQSQCQDDHRWNPPLAVCKSPASLAPLLSGLSAGSVLLIFLIGVTLCTILKHRERNYYTNKSPIEGDLHLETQEVYSIDPYNPAS, from the exons ATGGGCGCTGCGGGCCTGTTCTGCGTGGTCTTGGCACTCTTCGCGCCGGGGGTCCTCG GTCAGTGTAAGTTCCTGCCAAGGTATCATTTTGCTAAGCCTAAAATTCAGAGTGATCAGTCTGAGTTTGCTGTTGGGACATCTTGGGAATATGAATGCCTTCCTGGGTATATCAAGATGTCATTCCTTATCACCTGCCTAAAAACCTCCAAGTGGTCAGATCCTCAGCGATTGTGTCAAC GTAAATCATGTGGGAGTCCTGGAGAACTCCTCCATGGCTCTGTCCTCATACCCACGGGTGTCCTGTTTGGGTCAACAATTACATATTCTTGTGATAAAGG ATATCGACTCATTGGTGATTCATCTGCTACATGTATTATCTCAGACAATATTGTAACCTGGGATAAGGACATGCCTTTTTGTGAAT CTATTCCTTGTGCACCACCCCCAGCCATCTCCAATGGGGATTTTTACAGCAGCAGTAGAGAGAACTTTTACTATGGAATGGTGGTGACTTATAAGTGCCACGTTGGACAGAATGGAAAAAAGTTGTTTGACCTCGTGGGTGAGAAGTCCATATATTGTACCAGCAAAGACAATCGAGTTGGCATCTGGAGTGGCCCTCCCCCTCAGTGTATTACTTTAGTCAAGTGCCCAATTCCAGAAGTCGAAAACGGAATTATAGAATCTGGATTTGGacgttcattttatttaaatgatactGTGATGTTTAGGTGTAAGCCTGGCTTTACCATGAAAGGCAGCAACATAGTATGGTGCCAAGCAAACAGCAAATGGAATCCTCCACTGCCAAAGTGCTTTAAGG GGTGTCTACCACCTCCACCTATCAACCATGGTAGTTATAACATCTTGGATAAGGAATTCTTTCCAATTGGACAGGAAGTGTCCTACAGCTGTGACCCTGGCTACACCCTCATTGGAACTAACCCTATTCAGTGTACATCCTTGGGAACCTGGAGCCATACAGCCCCTGAATGTGAAG CAAAATCATGTGATGCCATTCCAAACCAACTTCTCAATGGCCGTGTGGTGGTCCCCCCTAATCTCAAGCTTGGGGCAGAGGTTTCGTTTGCTTGTGATAAGGG GTACCGATTAAATGGCCAATCTTCTAGTCAGTGTGTCTCAGAAGGAACGAGAGTACTCTGGAATAATAAGTTTCCTGTCTGTGAAC GAATTTCTTGTGACCCTCCTCCTCCTATCAAAAATGGTTGGAGTAGTTATTCTTCTGGTCCCATACCTCTTAACACTGTGATACGGTACACTTGTTCTGGTAACTTCCGCCTCATTGGAGAAAGAGTCATTTTTTGTATAAGTAAAGACCAAGTGAAGGCCATCTGGGATAAAGGTGCTCCTGTATgtgaatattataataaaaattctttttgctCCGAGCCCATAGTACCAGGGGGATACAGAGATAAAACGTCTAGACCACCATACAGACATGGTGATTCCGTGACATTTACCTGTAATACCAACTTCACCATGAAAGGCAACAAATCTGTTTGGTGCCGGGCAAATAGAACCTGGGGGCCAACACCACTACCCATCTGTGAGAGCG ATTTCCCGCAGGAGTGTACATCGCTTCCTAAGATCCCCAATGGACATCACACAGGGGAGAGTGTTGGCTCCTTTGCCCCAGGATTGTCTGTGACTTACAGCTGTGAACCTGGTTACTTGCTTGTTGGAGAAAAGACCATTAGGTGTCTGTCTTCAGGAAAGTGGAGCGCTGCTTTTCCCGGGTGTAAAG AGGCACAGTGTGAACCTCCAGGACCGTTTCTCAATGGAGAGATAGAGGGCCCTCCAAGTCTTCGGGTTGGTGTAACTGTGAACTTTTACTGTAATGAAGG GTATTGGTTACAAGGCCAACCTTCTAGTCGGTGTGTAATTGCTGGACAGCGTGCTTCTTGGACCAGGATGCCAGTGTGCAAAG AAATTCTTTGTGGGCCACCTCCTTCTATTCTCAATGGAAGGCATACAGGCAACCCTTCAGGGAACATCCCATATGGAAGCATGGTCACTTATGCTTGTGACCCAGACCCAGAGAAAGGAGTGAGCTTCATCCTTACTGGGAAGAAAACCATCCATTGTACCGCCAATAGTCAGAAGACTGGAGGAGTCTGGAGTGGCCCTGCCCCACGCTGTGAACTTTCTAGCTCTGCCATTCAGTGTCCACCTCCCCAGATCCCAAGAGGCCACATATCATCTGGATGGAAAGAGCAATATTCCTATAATGACACCGTGGTATTTGCTTGCACATTTGGCTTCACCATGAAGGGCAGCAAGGTGACCCGATGTAATGGCCAAGGTGCATGGGAGCCATCGGTACCGGTCTGTGAAAAGG agTGCCAAGCCCCTCCTAAAATCCTCAATGGGCAAAAGGAAGATGGACACATGGTCCGCTTTGACCCAGGAACATCCATAAAGTACCGCTGTGACCCTGGCTATGTGCTAGTGGGAGAAAAATCCATACGTTGTACCTCTGAGGGGGTGTGGACACCCACCGCCCCCGAATGCAAAG TGGCAGAGTGTGAACCTATAGAAAAACAAGTCTTTAAGAGACCCCGGGATCAATTTATTAGACcagatgttaactcttcttgTGATGAAGG GTACCGGTTAGGTGGGAGTGTTTATCAGTTGTGTCAAGGTGCGATTCCTTGGTTTATGGAGCATCGTCTTTGTGAAG AAATCACCTGCCCGCCCCCTCCTGTGATCTACAATGGGAAACACACCAGGAGTTCCTCCGAAAATGTTCCATATGGCACCACGGTCACCTACACATGCAACCCTGGGCCAGAGAGCGGAGTGGAATTCATCCTAATTGGAGAGAGCACCATCCGTTGTATAAGCAATGACCAAGAGAGGGGCATCTGGAGTGGCCCTGCCCCTGTCTGTAAACTCTCCCTCCCTGCTGTTCAGTGTCCACCTGCCCACGTGGCAAACGGATACAAGATATCTGGCAAGGAAGCCCCATTTTTCTACAATGACAGTGTGACATTCAAGTGTAATAAGGGATTTACTTTGAAGGGCAGCAGTCAGATTCGCTGCAAAGCCAATAACACCTGGGATCCTGAAATACCAGTCTGTGAAAAAG GCTGCCCGCCACCTTTTGGGCTCCAGCATGGTCGGCATACAGGTGGAAATAGGGTCCTTTTTGTCTCTGGGATGACTGTAGACTACACCTGTGACCCTGGCTACTTGCTGGTGGGAAACAAATCCATTCACTGTATGCCTTCGGGAAATTGGAGTCCTTCTGCCCCTCGGTGTGAAG AAGCACCGTGTCAACCTGTGAGAGAAGATCTTCGAGAGCCTCCTGTTCACTCACACGTGGTACTGGTTAATACGTCCTGTCAAGAGGG GTACCAACTGACTGGACATGCTTATCAGAAGTGTCAAGATGCTGAGAATAGGGTTTGGTTCCAAAAGATTCCACTTTGTAAAg CTGTTCACTGCCCGCCTCCACCAGTGATTGACCACGGGAGGCCCAGGGGTGTGATGGCAGAACACTTCCTATATGGAAATGAAGTCTCTTATGAATGTGACCAGGGATTCTCCCTTCTGGGAGAGAAAAATATACGATGCATCAGTGATTCTAAAGGACATGGATCTTGGAGTGGACCTACCCCCCAGTGCTTCAAATCTCCTCCCGTGACCCACTGCCCTAACCCAGAAGTCAAACACGGATATAAGCTAAACAAAACTCGTTCTTCATATGCCCACAATGACACAGTATATGTCGCCTGCAATCCCGGCTTCATCATGAATGGCAGTAACTTGATTAGGTGTCATACCAGCAACCAGTGGGTGCCAGGTGTACCAACTTGTATCAAAATGG CTTTCTTAGGATGTCAGCCTCCACTCGATATACCCAATGGGAATCACACTGGTGGAGATATGGCTCGATTTTCTCCTGGAATGTCAATCCTGTACAGCTGTGACCAAGGCTACCTGCTGGTGGGAGAGGCATTCCTCCTTTGCACACATGAGGGAACCTGGAGCCAACCTGCCCCTTACTGTAAAG AGGTGAACTGTAGCTCCCCAGAGTATATTAACGGAATCCAGAAGGGGCTGGAGCCTGGGAAAATGTATCAGTATGGAGCTATTGTCACTTTGGAGTGTGAGGAGGGGTATACCCTGGAAGGCAGTCCCCAGAGCCAGTGCCAGGATGATCACCGGTGGAACCCGCCCCTGGCTGTTTGCAAATCGCCAG CCTCACTTGCTCCTCTTCTTTCTG gtcTTTCTGCAGGCTCAGTACTTCTTATATTCTTGATTGGTGTCACCTTATGCACGATATTAAAACACAGAGAACG
- the CR2 gene encoding complement receptor type 2 isoform X2 has translation MGAAGLFCVVLALFAPGVLGQCKFLPRYHFAKPKIQSDQSEFAVGTSWEYECLPGYIKMSFLITCLKTSKWSDPQRLCQRKSCGSPGELLHGSVLIPTGVLFGSTITYSCDKGYRLIGDSSATCIISDNIVTWDKDMPFCESIPCAPPPAISNGDFYSSSRENFYYGMVVTYKCHVGQNGKKLFDLVGEKSIYCTSKDNRVGIWSGPPPQCITLVKCPIPEVENGIIESGFGRSFYLNDTVMFRCKPGFTMKGSNIVWCQANSKWNPPLPKCFKGCLPPPPINHGSYNILDKEFFPIGQEVSYSCDPGYTLIGTNPIQCTSLGTWSHTAPECEAKSCDAIPNQLLNGRVVVPPNLKLGAEVSFACDKGYRLNGQSSSQCVSEGTRVLWNNKFPVCERISCDPPPPIKNGWSSYSSGPIPLNTVIRYTCSGNFRLIGERVIFCISKDQVKAIWDKGAPVCEYYNKNSFCSEPIVPGGYRDKTSRPPYRHGDSVTFTCNTNFTMKGNKSVWCRANRTWGPTPLPICESDFPQECTSLPKIPNGHHTGESVGSFAPGLSVTYSCEPGYLLVGEKTIRCLSSGKWSAAFPGCKEAQCEPPGPFLNGEIEGPPSLRVGVTVNFYCNEGYWLQGQPSSRCVIAGQRASWTRMPVCKEILCGPPPSILNGRHTGNPSGNIPYGSMVTYACDPDPEKGVSFILTGKKTIHCTANSQKTGGVWSGPAPRCELSSSAIQCPPPQIPRGHISSGWKEQYSYNDTVVFACTFGFTMKGSKVTRCNGQGAWEPSVPVCEKECQAPPKILNGQKEDGHMVRFDPGTSIKYRCDPGYVLVGEKSIRCTSEGVWTPTAPECKVAECEPIEKQVFKRPRDQFIRPDVNSSCDEGYRLGGSVYQLCQGAIPWFMEHRLCEEITCPPPPVIYNGKHTRSSSENVPYGTTVTYTCNPGPESGVEFILIGESTIRCISNDQERGIWSGPAPVCKLSLPAVQCPPAHVANGYKISGKEAPFFYNDSVTFKCNKGFTLKGSSQIRCKANNTWDPEIPVCEKEAPCQPVREDLREPPVHSHVVLVNTSCQEGYQLTGHAYQKCQDAENRVWFQKIPLCKAVHCPPPPVIDHGRPRGVMAEHFLYGNEVSYECDQGFSLLGEKNIRCISDSKGHGSWSGPTPQCFKSPPVTHCPNPEVKHGYKLNKTRSSYAHNDTVYVACNPGFIMNGSNLIRCHTSNQWVPGVPTCIKMAFLGCQPPLDIPNGNHTGGDMARFSPGMSILYSCDQGYLLVGEAFLLCTHEGTWSQPAPYCKEVNCSSPEYINGIQKGLEPGKMYQYGAIVTLECEEGYTLEGSPQSQCQDDHRWNPPLAVCKSPASLAPLLSGLSAGSVLLIFLIGVTLCTILKHRERNYYTNKSPIEGDLHLETQEVYSIDPYNPAS, from the exons ATGGGCGCTGCGGGCCTGTTCTGCGTGGTCTTGGCACTCTTCGCGCCGGGGGTCCTCG GTCAGTGTAAGTTCCTGCCAAGGTATCATTTTGCTAAGCCTAAAATTCAGAGTGATCAGTCTGAGTTTGCTGTTGGGACATCTTGGGAATATGAATGCCTTCCTGGGTATATCAAGATGTCATTCCTTATCACCTGCCTAAAAACCTCCAAGTGGTCAGATCCTCAGCGATTGTGTCAAC GTAAATCATGTGGGAGTCCTGGAGAACTCCTCCATGGCTCTGTCCTCATACCCACGGGTGTCCTGTTTGGGTCAACAATTACATATTCTTGTGATAAAGG ATATCGACTCATTGGTGATTCATCTGCTACATGTATTATCTCAGACAATATTGTAACCTGGGATAAGGACATGCCTTTTTGTGAAT CTATTCCTTGTGCACCACCCCCAGCCATCTCCAATGGGGATTTTTACAGCAGCAGTAGAGAGAACTTTTACTATGGAATGGTGGTGACTTATAAGTGCCACGTTGGACAGAATGGAAAAAAGTTGTTTGACCTCGTGGGTGAGAAGTCCATATATTGTACCAGCAAAGACAATCGAGTTGGCATCTGGAGTGGCCCTCCCCCTCAGTGTATTACTTTAGTCAAGTGCCCAATTCCAGAAGTCGAAAACGGAATTATAGAATCTGGATTTGGacgttcattttatttaaatgatactGTGATGTTTAGGTGTAAGCCTGGCTTTACCATGAAAGGCAGCAACATAGTATGGTGCCAAGCAAACAGCAAATGGAATCCTCCACTGCCAAAGTGCTTTAAGG GGTGTCTACCACCTCCACCTATCAACCATGGTAGTTATAACATCTTGGATAAGGAATTCTTTCCAATTGGACAGGAAGTGTCCTACAGCTGTGACCCTGGCTACACCCTCATTGGAACTAACCCTATTCAGTGTACATCCTTGGGAACCTGGAGCCATACAGCCCCTGAATGTGAAG CAAAATCATGTGATGCCATTCCAAACCAACTTCTCAATGGCCGTGTGGTGGTCCCCCCTAATCTCAAGCTTGGGGCAGAGGTTTCGTTTGCTTGTGATAAGGG GTACCGATTAAATGGCCAATCTTCTAGTCAGTGTGTCTCAGAAGGAACGAGAGTACTCTGGAATAATAAGTTTCCTGTCTGTGAAC GAATTTCTTGTGACCCTCCTCCTCCTATCAAAAATGGTTGGAGTAGTTATTCTTCTGGTCCCATACCTCTTAACACTGTGATACGGTACACTTGTTCTGGTAACTTCCGCCTCATTGGAGAAAGAGTCATTTTTTGTATAAGTAAAGACCAAGTGAAGGCCATCTGGGATAAAGGTGCTCCTGTATgtgaatattataataaaaattctttttgctCCGAGCCCATAGTACCAGGGGGATACAGAGATAAAACGTCTAGACCACCATACAGACATGGTGATTCCGTGACATTTACCTGTAATACCAACTTCACCATGAAAGGCAACAAATCTGTTTGGTGCCGGGCAAATAGAACCTGGGGGCCAACACCACTACCCATCTGTGAGAGCG ATTTCCCGCAGGAGTGTACATCGCTTCCTAAGATCCCCAATGGACATCACACAGGGGAGAGTGTTGGCTCCTTTGCCCCAGGATTGTCTGTGACTTACAGCTGTGAACCTGGTTACTTGCTTGTTGGAGAAAAGACCATTAGGTGTCTGTCTTCAGGAAAGTGGAGCGCTGCTTTTCCCGGGTGTAAAG AGGCACAGTGTGAACCTCCAGGACCGTTTCTCAATGGAGAGATAGAGGGCCCTCCAAGTCTTCGGGTTGGTGTAACTGTGAACTTTTACTGTAATGAAGG GTATTGGTTACAAGGCCAACCTTCTAGTCGGTGTGTAATTGCTGGACAGCGTGCTTCTTGGACCAGGATGCCAGTGTGCAAAG AAATTCTTTGTGGGCCACCTCCTTCTATTCTCAATGGAAGGCATACAGGCAACCCTTCAGGGAACATCCCATATGGAAGCATGGTCACTTATGCTTGTGACCCAGACCCAGAGAAAGGAGTGAGCTTCATCCTTACTGGGAAGAAAACCATCCATTGTACCGCCAATAGTCAGAAGACTGGAGGAGTCTGGAGTGGCCCTGCCCCACGCTGTGAACTTTCTAGCTCTGCCATTCAGTGTCCACCTCCCCAGATCCCAAGAGGCCACATATCATCTGGATGGAAAGAGCAATATTCCTATAATGACACCGTGGTATTTGCTTGCACATTTGGCTTCACCATGAAGGGCAGCAAGGTGACCCGATGTAATGGCCAAGGTGCATGGGAGCCATCGGTACCGGTCTGTGAAAAGG agTGCCAAGCCCCTCCTAAAATCCTCAATGGGCAAAAGGAAGATGGACACATGGTCCGCTTTGACCCAGGAACATCCATAAAGTACCGCTGTGACCCTGGCTATGTGCTAGTGGGAGAAAAATCCATACGTTGTACCTCTGAGGGGGTGTGGACACCCACCGCCCCCGAATGCAAAG TGGCAGAGTGTGAACCTATAGAAAAACAAGTCTTTAAGAGACCCCGGGATCAATTTATTAGACcagatgttaactcttcttgTGATGAAGG GTACCGGTTAGGTGGGAGTGTTTATCAGTTGTGTCAAGGTGCGATTCCTTGGTTTATGGAGCATCGTCTTTGTGAAG AAATCACCTGCCCGCCCCCTCCTGTGATCTACAATGGGAAACACACCAGGAGTTCCTCCGAAAATGTTCCATATGGCACCACGGTCACCTACACATGCAACCCTGGGCCAGAGAGCGGAGTGGAATTCATCCTAATTGGAGAGAGCACCATCCGTTGTATAAGCAATGACCAAGAGAGGGGCATCTGGAGTGGCCCTGCCCCTGTCTGTAAACTCTCCCTCCCTGCTGTTCAGTGTCCACCTGCCCACGTGGCAAACGGATACAAGATATCTGGCAAGGAAGCCCCATTTTTCTACAATGACAGTGTGACATTCAAGTGTAATAAGGGATTTACTTTGAAGGGCAGCAGTCAGATTCGCTGCAAAGCCAATAACACCTGGGATCCTGAAATACCAGTCTGTGAAAAAG AAGCACCGTGTCAACCTGTGAGAGAAGATCTTCGAGAGCCTCCTGTTCACTCACACGTGGTACTGGTTAATACGTCCTGTCAAGAGGG GTACCAACTGACTGGACATGCTTATCAGAAGTGTCAAGATGCTGAGAATAGGGTTTGGTTCCAAAAGATTCCACTTTGTAAAg CTGTTCACTGCCCGCCTCCACCAGTGATTGACCACGGGAGGCCCAGGGGTGTGATGGCAGAACACTTCCTATATGGAAATGAAGTCTCTTATGAATGTGACCAGGGATTCTCCCTTCTGGGAGAGAAAAATATACGATGCATCAGTGATTCTAAAGGACATGGATCTTGGAGTGGACCTACCCCCCAGTGCTTCAAATCTCCTCCCGTGACCCACTGCCCTAACCCAGAAGTCAAACACGGATATAAGCTAAACAAAACTCGTTCTTCATATGCCCACAATGACACAGTATATGTCGCCTGCAATCCCGGCTTCATCATGAATGGCAGTAACTTGATTAGGTGTCATACCAGCAACCAGTGGGTGCCAGGTGTACCAACTTGTATCAAAATGG CTTTCTTAGGATGTCAGCCTCCACTCGATATACCCAATGGGAATCACACTGGTGGAGATATGGCTCGATTTTCTCCTGGAATGTCAATCCTGTACAGCTGTGACCAAGGCTACCTGCTGGTGGGAGAGGCATTCCTCCTTTGCACACATGAGGGAACCTGGAGCCAACCTGCCCCTTACTGTAAAG AGGTGAACTGTAGCTCCCCAGAGTATATTAACGGAATCCAGAAGGGGCTGGAGCCTGGGAAAATGTATCAGTATGGAGCTATTGTCACTTTGGAGTGTGAGGAGGGGTATACCCTGGAAGGCAGTCCCCAGAGCCAGTGCCAGGATGATCACCGGTGGAACCCGCCCCTGGCTGTTTGCAAATCGCCAG CCTCACTTGCTCCTCTTCTTTCTG gtcTTTCTGCAGGCTCAGTACTTCTTATATTCTTGATTGGTGTCACCTTATGCACGATATTAAAACACAGAGAACG